Genomic DNA from Planktomarina temperata RCA23:
AATCCAAAAGCAAATTTGGGTGGTGTAAAGACGATCCCATCGGTGATTGTTTTGTTCATAAAAGCCCCTTTCCAAACGCCGCTCCATGCGTTTGTGTGATTGATCCGCAACCGCAGCCCCTGAGGTAGGTGCTGCTCTGCGAAACAGGGGTAAAAGCTCGATGTTAAGAAGGCCTAGCTGTAGCGTACGGTGCTCACACGCCGGTCTCTTGCGATGGCAAAAGCTGGACACCATTAATGCGCCATACCCCGTCCAATTGGATCATCTGATAGGCCATGATGTGATATCGACCCTGGCCGTCGCGAATTTGCACTTTCTGCCAGTAATATCCCTCAACCGTGGCGAGTTCCAAAAATGCAATCTCAGACGGGCGGTACACCATAGGATAGCCTTGCCTGACCATGCGCCCAAACACCTCTGGCGCGCGAAATATCTGCTGAATCGTCGGGCTGGCGTAGGTAAAGGCACGTTCGAAATCATCCGCCTGAAAAGCGGTAATTTGCGCACGAATTGTTGTTTCAATCTCTTGGCTCTCGGCCCAGGCCGGCAGTGCCGTCGCAACCCAAAAAGCAATCGCTAGAATGAACTTTCTCATAACACCCTCCTGTTGACTGCCATAAAATAGGACGCAACAGGAGGGAGTCAAATTCGTCGGGGCTTAGGTAAACTCGCCGGCAAGGCCTTTGTCGATCAGGGCTATGCTCTCTTCGATGCCCAAAAGCGCAATAAATCCGCCAAACCGCGGCCCCTGTGATGCGCCCAAAAGCACCTCATAGAGTGCTTTGAACCAATCGCGCATCGGGTCAAACCGCTCGCGGCCACAGGCGAAAACCAAAGATTGCAGCGCATCCCCATCCAAACCTTGATCCCAAGCCTTCAGCCCGTCGCGCAGCGCAATCAAAGCCTCGCGTTCGAGATCCGTGGGCGCGCGGTAGACTTTGGCAGGTTTGACAAAATCATTGTAATACCGGACCGCAAACCCCGCCGCCGCGTCTAAGTCCGCATGGGTTTCGGCGGAAGCCTCGGGGGCATAACGTTTGATGAATCCCCAAAGTTGATCTTTATCCTCCGCCCCAGACACAGACGCCAGATTGAGCAGCATTGAGAAAGGCACGACCATTTTGCTGACCGGTACATCGCCGCCATGAATATGCCACACCGGATTGTTCAGACGTGCTTTGTCGTCTTGCCCCTCATAGGCGCGCAATTGCTGGTGATACTCATCTACCGCCTTGGGGATGACATCAAAATGCATCCGCTTGGCAGTTTTGGGTTTTAGATACATGAAGTAAGACAGGCTTTCCGTGCTGGCATAGGTCAACCACTCATCAATCGACACGCCATTGCCGGAGGTCTTGGAAATTTTTTGCCCATTCTCGTCGAGGAACAATTCATAGCTGAAATGTTCCGGTGCCGGTTGCCCCAGAATACGGCAAATTTTGTCATAAATCGGGGTATTGGTGGAGTGATCCTTGCCATACATCTCAAAATCTACCCCAAGGGCCGCCCAGCGGGCACCAAAATCGGGTTTCCACTGCAGCTTCACATTACCGCCGGTCACCGGAAGGGTCATCTCTTCACCCTCTTCTGTGTCAAAGGTGATGGTGCCATTTTTCGCATCCACAGATTTCATCGGCACATAAAGCACCCGACCGGTCTCAGGGTGAATGGGCAGGAAGATCGAGTAGGTCTTCTGCCGCTCCTCACGAAGCGAGGCCAGCATCACCTTCATGATGTCATCATATTTTTCCACAGCGCGCAGCAAAATCTGATCAAATTGACCAGATTGATAAAACTCTGTGGCGCTGATGAAGTCATATTCAAAGCCAAATGTGTCCAAAAACCGGCGCAACATGGCGTTGTTGTGATGACCGAAGCTCTCATAGTCCTCAAACGGATCTGGAACAGAGGTCAAGGGCCGCTGCAAATGCGCGGTCAGCCTCTCCGGATTTGGCACATTGCCCGGCACTTTGCGCATGCCGTCGAGATCATCAGAAAAACAAACAAGCCGGGTTGGGATGTCGCTCAATTCTTGAAAGGCGCGCATGATCATTGTGGTGCGCGCCACTTCGCCAAAGGTGCCAATATGCGGCAGCCCGCTGGGACCATAGCCGGTCTCAAACAAGACATAGCCTTTTTCCGGCAGCTTCTTTTCAAAGCGTTTCAAAATCCGCCGCGCCTCTTCAAAGGGCCAGGCTTTCGATTGAGTAGCAGCGTCACGCATTTTGGACATGTTTAACTCCAGTTTCCTGACGCTTCCCTATTGCCGCACGCGCCTCGGGTCAATAAGTTGTCATCACAGCTGTAAAGGACGTCTCTTCGTGAATACCCATCCCCCTTCCCTCTCATCTCAAGATTGTCTGGTTGCGGTCATGATTGCCGTGTCTGCAAGTGACGAAAACATTCGCACAGCAGAGCTGATGAGCATTCAAGCGATCGTAAACCACCTGCCGATCTTTGGAGAGTATGATGTGGACCGCATCAAATCTGTGGCCGCCATGGTCTTGGATCTTTTGTCCGAAGAAGACGGGCTTGATGCACTGTTTGGCTTGATCCGGGACGGTCTGCCCGATGGTTTGAACGAAACCGCCTATGCTATGGCCTGCGATGTGGCCGCGGCGGATGGAAAACTCGGGCAAATCGAGCTGCGCATGCTGCAGGAGATACGCCATGAGCTAGAGGTTGACCGCCTGCATGGCGCGGCCATTGAAGCGGGTGCACGCGCGAGGTTTCGCACCCTAACGTAAATGCCCCGGCCAATCGCGCAAAAGCGCATATTGCAAGCTACGCGATCGCGCCTCCCATCCCTTGGCCCCGCGTGGATTTTCAGTGCCTTTCACTTTTTCACGCCGCGCCATATCAGCGGTCAAAATAGCAAATCCAAGGCTTTTGCCTTCATATGTGAGATATCCCGACAGCGTGCTTACAAAATTCAACGTGCCTGTTTTAACCCGCAGATCCACACCCGCCATAGGCTTTCCTTTGTGGCGCAAGATCTTGGGCTTGAGCAAATCGGCTAGCCCGTTGCGATGGTGCCAGGCCATGAACATGGCCAGCCCACCGGCGGTGAGCCGCGATTGATCCGACAGACCCGAGTGGTCGACAACCGCACCACGCATCCCATGGGCCTGCGCAAATTGGCTCAGAGCCGCTGCCGATTGGCGCAGGTTTGGCGCGCCTGAGGCTGTGAGGCCGATCACCTCAGCCGTCAAATTCGTCGACAATTTCAACATCGATTTGGCGATTTCATGATAGGGGCGCGAGTTCTTTTGCGCGATATCCACCGCCATCACCGCATCCGGGTGCTGCCCCTCGACGATAGTGGGAGGTGGCAGTTCAATGCCCATCTCTGCGCATATCACCCGAAAAGCCTCCCCGGCATAGCGTCTTGGATTGCGCGCGGGCAACCACCGCCCCCCATCCTTGCCCAAGGCAGAGCGCTGCACGGACCATTCCTCGCGTTCGGTTGCGTATTGATAGGCATAGCTCGGCGCGTCCCGCTCCTCAACACGCATCCCAATCGAGGGGATCTGCGGCCGATAAATTCGCCCCGGCGCGCTCATGGACAGATCATAGCCGCCGCTGGCCTGGCGGGCCCATTCAAATTGCACCCGGTTGAGGTTGAGATTCACCCCGGCAATCGCCGGGTTGTAATTGGCTTGCGGCAATTGGCTGCTGTCGATTTCACGCAGGTAGGGAAAACCATTGTCCACAATCAAAAGCCGGCCTTTAACCCGCTGAATTCCTGTTTTCTGCAGGGCCTTGGCAAACTTGACCAAATCATCTGTGTGTAAAGTTGGATCCGCAGATCCAGTCAAAATGACATCCCCGACAAACGCCCCATGTCTCACCCGTCCTTGCAGACTTAAACGCGTGACGAATTGAAAATCACGCCCAAGTTTTTGCAAACCATAGGCGGCGGTCAGTGCTTTGGTCACACTGGCCGGAGGCAATTCAGCCTCCGGTGAATAGGCGTCGAGAAGCACCCCCGTTTCCGGATCCATAAGCGCGCAGCTGACCTGACCTGTGAGCGAAAACGAGCGAATAACGGCCGCCGCGCCACCCAAGAGCATGGGCGATGCATCCGGCCTTGCGATGGGCCGCAAAGACTTCAAGGGCGCCCCAGCAAAGGCTGAAGTGCCAAGCGCCGCAAGGGCCGTGCTAAGCGCTGCTCTGCGTGTGAGAGTTTTTTTCATCCCCAATGGCTAGCGGGGCACATGGGTCTTTGGCAAGACCATTTTCAAAAGACCTCTGCATAGCCCAACCGCCAAGCCAAAACACTGTGCCCGGTGGCAACACCGGGCTGCGCCTGCCTGCCTCCCTTTCGTGTTGAAATGGCGTTATGCAGAGGTCTTGCTTCAATGGGGCTGGTGCCTAAAACCGGTGGCTGCTAACCCGGCAGAATGTGGCGCGCGATACTCTTTATGTTGATCGGGATGATGCTCATCCCAACCGGCGATGCCGCCAGCAAACTGCTGTCAAATACCCATGGGTATCATCCTTTTTTCATCACTTGGGCCCGGTTCACGGTCGGATCACTTTTGGTCCTGCCTTTCATGCCGCGCCGCTGCTTCACAGTTTTTCGCAACCCAGTGGCCTGGGGCCGAGGGCTGCTGCTGGCGATGGGCATCAGCGTCATCACCTTTGCAGTCGCATTGGAAGACTTGGCCGATGTTTTTGCGGTCTTTTTCATTGGGCCGATTATCAGCTATATTCTGGCGGCAATCTTCCTGAAAGAAGCCGTGACCCTCCCCCGCAGCGCCTTGCTTTTCCTCGGCTTCACCGGAATTTTGCTCATTGCCAGACCCGGCTTTGGCTTTTCCATTGGACTGGCCTGTGCCCTTTTCGCCGGCTGCAGCTATGGCGTATTTCTGACCCTGTCGCGTCTGGCCGCGGGCCAAGAAGAGCCCAAAGCTCTTTTGTTCTCGCAATTGCTCATCGCCGCCGTCCTCTGCACGCCTATGGCGCTGATATATTGGCCGGAGCAGCTCTTCGCCAGCCCATCCATGCTCGCCGTCTCTGGCGGTGCCTCCATGCTCGGCAATATGTTTTTGATCCTCGCCTATGGGCGCGCACCTGCCACCCGCATGGCACCCTTTGTCTATTTTCAACTGGTGGGCGCATTATTATTGGGATGGGGTGTTTTTGGTACGCTGCCCGACATCTGGGGGCTTGCCGGTTTGGCCTTGCTGATGATCTCAGGCTTTGGCTCCGCTTTCTTGCGCCGCTAACCCCAGCCCCCACGGTTGCGAATAGCCGAAGAGCTCGCCGGATTCTGCGGCATATCCACGAAACACCAGGCGGGCGCCGTGCAATGGCTCAAAAGCCTTGAATCGCGCGCGGCAAGCCTGGCAGAGGCAAAGCGCCGCGCCGCAGGTGCGCATTGCGCCGCCAGCCCCTGCCCCGGTCGAGCCAAAACGCCAACGGGCATAAGCTGGAATATATCCTGCCAATCTCGCCACTGATGGATCTGCGCCAGATTATCTGCCCCCATAAGCCAGGTGAACCGCGTGGTGGAATAGATATCCCGCAGCGCGCGCAAGCTGTCGAAGGTGAACCTTGTGTCCAGCTGGGTTTCCACATCGGTGATGACAATACGCGGATGGTCAATAAGGCGTTTCGCATGGGCCACCCGCTTATCAAGCGGCGCAGGTCCCTGCGGTTTCAATGGATTGGCCGGGCTGACCAGCCACCAAACTTGATCAAGGTCAAAGCGCTTCAGCGCCTGCTCAGAAATCCGCACATGCCCTTCATGGGCCGGATCAAACGACCCGCCCAAAAGGCCGACACGCCGCCCGGCGTTAGATTTTGGCAAGTTAAACCGCAGCATTCCTCACCTTTAGCGCAGATAGCCCCCTGCGCAAGCCATGGCCGTGCCAGTTTTCGCAATTTCACATTTGCGCCCGCCCGCGCGCCACTGTAACAGAGGTTTGAATTTTTCAGTCTAACACCCGGGGGCACTCATGGCCGCATATCAATACGTATACCACATGGATGGCGTTTCAAAAACTTATCCCGGTGGCAAAAAATGTTTCGAAAACATCCGCCTGTCGTTCCTTCCTGGCGTGAAAATCGGTGTGGTTGGGGTGAATGGCGCCGGGAAATCAACCCTGCTCAAGATTATGGCCGGCTTGGATACAGATTTTTCCGGCGAAGCCTGGGCGGCAGAGGGCGCGAAAGTTGGCTACCTGCCTCAGGAGCCGAAACTGGAAGAAGGCCTGACCGTCCGCGAGAATGTTATGCTGGGTGTGAAGGCCAAAAAAGACATCCTGGATCGTTACAATGATCTGGCGATGAATTACTCCGATGAAACCGCCGATGAAATGGCGCAGCTGCAAGATGAAATTGACGCCAATAACCTTTGGGATTTGGATGCTCAAATTGATGTGAGCATGGAGGCTCTGCGCTGCCCACCCGACGATGCGATGCCTGAAAATCTTTCAGGCGGTGAAGCGCGCCGCGTGGCCCTGTGCCGGCTTTTGCTCGAGCAACCGGATATGTTGCTGCTTGATGAGCCGACCAACCACTTGGACGCTGAAACCATTGCTTGGCTGCAAAAACACTTGATTGACTATACCGGGACAATCCTCGTTGTGACTCACGACCGCTATTTTCTCGATGATATTACCGGCTGGATCCTCGAAATTGATCGGGGGCAAGGCGTGCCCTATGAAGGCAATTATTCCGCTTGGCTTGAGCAAAAGGCAAAGCGTTTGGCGCAAGAATCCCGTGAGGATAAATCCAAACAAAAAACGCTGGAGCGCGAATTGGAATGGATGCGGCAGGGCCAAAAGGCCCGGCAGGCCAAATCCAAAGCCCGGATTGCCGCCTATAATGATATGGCCAATCAATCCGAGCGTGAAAAACTGGGACATGCGCAAATCATCATCCCAAATGGGCCAAGATTGGGGTCCAAGGTCATTGAAGTCTCTGGGCTCAAAAAAGCCATGGGCGACAAGTTGTTGGTCGAAGATCTCTCCTTCTCACTGCCCCCCGGCGGCATTGTCGGGGTGATCGGACCCAATGGGGCGGGCAAGACCACCCTGTTCAAAATGCTCACCGGGCAAGAACAGCCCGATGAAGGCACCGTTGACTATGGCGATACGGTGCAATTGTCCTATGTCGATCAATCTCGCGATGATTTGGATCCCAATGCCAATGTTTGGGAGGCGATTGCGGATGGTCTAGACGTGGTGCAACTGGGGGATGTGGAAGTCAACGGGCGGGCCTATTGCTCAGCTTTTAACTTCAAAGGCGCGACCCAGCAGAAAAAAGTCAGCCTGCTCTCGGGCGGGGAACGCAACCGGGTGCATATGGCGCGATTGCTGCGCGCGGGGGGCAATGTCTTGCTGCTCGATGAGCCGACCAACGATTTGGACGTGGAGACCCTACGGGCCCTCGAAGATGCTTTGGTTGATTTTGCCGGCTGCGCTGTGGTCATCTCCCACGACCGCTTTTTCCTTGACCGGATCTGCACCCATATCCTGGCATTTGAGGGCGATGCGCATGTGGAATGGTTTGAGGGCAATTTCGAAGACTATGAGGAGGACAAGAAACGCCGCCTCGGTGCCGATGCCCTGCAACCCACGCGGATCAAGCATAAGAAATTCGCACGGTAAGCCCGCAGATTTTGCCAGCGCCCCCATGCTCCGTTGAGGCCTTCCCACGGACTTAATGGAGTTTTTACCGCTGGCACGTCTTCTGGCTTGCAAAAAAATTCCGAAACGGCCATATGGCCTCTGCGACCGTTACCGCATCTCGACCAACTGTTTTGCTTACAAGGCCACAGTCCTCGACATGAATTGACTGACGCCGACCTGCCGCAATACCGTGGGCAGTACTGTAAAATGGAGTAAACGGGATGGCTACTGGCACCGTAAAATGGTTTAACGCAGACAAAGGCTATGGCTTTATTGCACCGGACAATGGCGGCGAAGATGTGTTTGTTCACATTACAGCTGTACAACGCGCGGGTTTGGACGGTCTGAATGACAACCAAAAAGTAAGCTTTGAAGTTGAAACCGGCCGCAACGGCCGTGAAGCTGCGACTGACTTGCAAGCACAATAATATGATTTAGGGCCAATCTAAGCTGAGGATTTAATCCGCATCCCTTAGATTGGCCTTTTTCATGGCGCCCCTCATGCAAAGGGCAGCCTAAGCAGGGGCAATCCTGCCCCTCTTTTGGACTCTAGTCCCGCGGAATTTTCTGCAAAAGCGGCAAAAGCGCGCCCATATCGGGGCCATGCGACAGGCCCGTCAAGGCTTTGCGCAGCGGCATAAATAGAGCTTTGCCCTTGCGCCCGGTGGCCTCTTTGACCGCAGAGGTCCAAGCGCCCCAAGTGTCGGAGTCAAACGGGCCGGCCGGCAGCATCAATAGGGCCTGCGCTACAAACTCCTGATCTTCTGCATCAATCACCGCGGTGGCGCCATTTTGGATTAAATCCCACCAGCCGGCGAGATCATGGAGGGTGGATATATTGCCGCGCGTGACCTGCCAGAAAGCCTGGGCCATCTCTGCCGGCACGCCAATGGCCGCGACATCCGCGGCAACACCCTCGAGCTCAAGCCCTTGCAAATATTTCGCCGTCAGCGGCCCCAGATCCGCCTCGTCAAATTTCGTCGGAGCAGAGCCAAATTTCGTCAGCTCGAAACCCGCGACGATTTCCTCCATAGAGCCACGCAGCTCAACCGGATCAGACGATCCCAGACGCGCCAAATGGCTCAGCAGCGCCATAGGTTGCACGCCTGCCGCCCGCATGTCCCGCAGCGCCAACGACCCCAAACGCTTAGACAGGCCTTCCCCTTTGGGCCCAGTCAACAAAGAATGGTGGGCAAAATTGGGCACTGAGCCGCCAATGGCGCGGATCATCTGGATCTGTGTCGCGGTATTGGTCACATGGTCTGACCCACGCACCACATGGGTCACGCCCATATCCGTGTCATCGCAGATGGAGGCCAAAGTATAGAGCACCTGCCCATCACCGCGGATCAGCACCGGATCGCTCACCGAGGCGGCATCGATCGACAGATCGCCGAGAATTCCGTCATGCCATTCAATCCGCGATTGATCGAGTTTAAAACGCCAATGGCCCTTGCGTTCCGCACGCAGCGCCGTGCGCTCCGCCTCCGAAAGCGCCAGTCCCGAGCGGTCATACACCGGGGGCTTGCCCATATTCAGTTGCTTTTTACGCTTGAGATCCAATTCAACAGGCGTTTCAAAACATTCGTAAAAAAGTCCTTGGTCACGCAGTTGATCGGCCACTTCTGCATAGCGGTCAAACCGGGCGGATTGATGCTCGATGCGATCCCAATGCAGGCCCAGCCAGTCCAAATCGCGCTTTATCGCCTCGACATATTCGGCCTTGGAGCGCTCTGGATCCGTGTCATCGATCCGCAGAATAAACTCTCCGCCCGCCTGACGCGCGATAAGATAGTTAAACAGCGCCGTGCGCAGGTTGCCGATGTGAAGATAGCCCGTAGGCGAAGGGGCAAAACGTGTGGTTGTCATAGGGTTCTCCTGTTGCGCAGTCTTTACACATAGGGCGCGGGAGATGTCCAGATATGGCCGCGCGCCACTATGTGCTGTGATCGCGCCAGCGGTTGGCTATGGGATAGCGCCGATCCAACCAAAATGCCCGCGGCGATAGGCGCGTTCCTGGCGCAGATTGGAAGCGCTTATACTCGCTAATATAGATCAAATGCTCAATTTTCTTGACTGTTTCACGCTCAAAACCGGCCGCTATGCAATCGGCGACAGAGGCCTCATCGTCCACCAACATCTGCAAGATGCCATCGAGCACCGGATAGGGCGGCAGGCTGTCTTCGTCCTTTTGATCCGCGCGCAGCTCGGCGCTGGGGGCTTTGTCGATGATGCGCGGATCAATAACCACCCCCTCCGGTCCCATCATCCAATCACGATGATGCGCATTGCGCCAGCGGCAGATGTCAAACACCCGCGTCTTGTACAAATCCTTAATCGGATTATATCCGCCTGCCATATCGCCGTAGATCGTCGCATAGCCGACCGCGACTTCCGATTTATTGCCTGTGGTCAGCAGCATATGGCCGAATTTATTGGACAGGGACATGAGCAACAGGCCGCGCAGACGAGATTGGATATTCTCCTCCGTTAAATCCGCAGGCCGGCCGGCAAAAATCGGCGCCAAACTGTCGGTGATCGCCGCTTGTGGGCCGGTAATGGGCAGGGTTTGCAAAGGCGCGCCCAGCGCTTGCGCCACAGAGGCGGCATCCTGAAGCGATGCTTGGCTGGTAAACTCCGAGGGCAACATGACGCAATGCACATTTTGCGGCCCCAGCGCATCGGCGGCAATCGTGGCAACAATGGCCGAGTCAATTCCACCCGAAAGACCCAAGAGCGCTGATGAAAACCCTGTTTTGCGCATATAATCGCGCAGGGACAACACCATTGCACGGTAGTCTTGCTCAAAAGCATCCGGCCAATGGGCCAAGGTGCCTGCCGCGGCCTGCCAGCCTTGATCGGTCAGCTCAAAATCCACATGCGCAAGGCAATTTTCAAACATTGGCAAAGACAGGGCCAAAGCACCACCGGGATTGAGTACGAATGATCCGCCATCAAAAACCTGATCATCCTGGCCACCAACCATATTCACATAGACCAATGGCAGCCCCGTTTCGACCACCCGCGCAACCATATGGGCCATGCGCACGTCCATTTTGCCGCGCGCATAGGGCGAGCCATTGGGGACAAAAAGCACTTCCGCGCCAGACTCGGCCAAAGCCTCCGGCACATCTGCATGCCACGCATCTTCGCAAATCGGCGTGCCAATCCGCAGGGTACCCACAAGATACGGCCCTGAAATATCAGCCGATTGATAGAGGCGTTTTTCGTCGAACACGTCATCATTCGGCAAAATATGCTTTTTGATCACAGTTTGGATCTGCCCACCGGCCAGAACATAATAGGCATTATAAAGACCGCTCTCATCGCGAAACGGCCCACCAATCCCCATGGCTGGCCCCTCAGCACAGGATTGGGCCAGGGTCTGAATTTGCGCCATCGCATCACGGGTGAACGCAGGTTTGAGCACCAAATCTTGCACCTGATAGCCCGTGACAAACATCTCTGGCAACATAACCATATCAGCGCCCGCGACTTTGGCCGCTGTCCAAGCCTCAAGCGCTTGCGCCGCATTGCCAGCAAGATCACCCACAGTTGCGTTGAGCTGCGCCATGGTTAACCGAAATTTCTGTGTCATCTGCTTGCTCAATCCTGTCAAACCCCCGCCTTATCTATCAGACATCCGCCGAAGCAAAAGCCCAATTGAATGGGAAATGTGGAAAGACATTGCCCTCACGGGTGAGGTTTACTAGTCTGCGATGGATAAAAATAGAGTCACCCCGACGCCGAGCCATTGTCTAAGAGGTTAAAACTTCAATGAATAAGAAGATCTCACATCTCCTATTGGTCACAACGGCCCTGCTATGGAGCAGCCTGGCCCAGGCGCAAACCGCCACGATCCAGTCGAAACAATATGAAGACGGTGGATATTATGAGGGCACCTTCAAAAACGGTCGCCAACACGGGCAAGGCACCTACAGCCTACCGTCGGGCTATACATACACCGGCAATTGGGAAAATGGCGAAATTTCTGGTCAGGGTGAGGCAACCTTTCCTGATGGATCGGTCTACACGGGAGCGTTTTCGAATGGGAAACCCCACGGAGAAGGCCGCATAAACTATGCCGATGGTGGCACTTATGAAGGCAGCTGGGTGGCTGGCAAAATCGACGGCCAAGGGGTGGCGGTTTATGCCAACGGGTTGCGTTATGAAGGGGAGTTTCGCGACACCAAACACCACGGCCAGGGCATTCTCACCTCTGACAGCGGATATCGCTATGACGGCAATTGGGTTGACGGCGAAAAACAGGGAAACGGCACCATTATCTATTCGGATGGGGCGGTATACCAAGGCTCTATTGAGGCGGGCGAGCGCTCTGGGGCTGGCATTTTGACCATGCCCGATGGGGTGACCTATGAAGGCAATTGGACAAACGGTAAAATCAACGGCGAGAGTACCCTCACCCATGCAAATGGCGATGTTTTTACTGGTATCTTGCAAGATGGTAAGCGCGAGGGGCGTGGTAAGGTCGTCTATGCCAATGGCGATCTTTACGAAGGTCAATTTCACAAAGACCGCCGCCATGGCAATGGCACCTTTCTGGCCGCCGATGGCTATCGTTACTCTGGCAGTTGGCAGAATGGCAAAATTTCAGGACGCGGCGAGGTGCGCTACCCGGATGGGTCGATCTATCTTGGCGCCTTTGTGGATGATCTGCCTGAGGGTGTGGGCAAAATTACCTATCCTGATGGTTCGACCTATGAGGGCAATTGGAAAGCCGGAGTCATTGAAGGGGCCGGAAAAGCGACCTACCCCAATGGCCTCGTCTATGAAGGCAGTTTTAAAAATGCGCAAAATCACGGCTATGGCATTATGACCTTTGCCGACAGTTACCGCTACGAAGGCAACTGGAAAGATGGAAAGCGCCACGGCGCCGGGCAAGCGCGATACCGTGACGGTACAACATATGTCGGCGGGTTTGTCGAAGGGCAGCGCTCGGGTGAAGGCTACATCAAAATGACCGATGGCTTTAGCTACACGGGCGAATGGCTCGACGGCGAAATCCACGGCAAGGGGACAGCCACCTATGCCAATGGGGATGTCTACACAGGCAGCTTTGTAGACGGGCGCCGTCAGGGCAAGGGCACAATGCGCTATGCCACCGGAGGGGTTGCCAGCGGCACTTGGGAAAACGGGGT
This window encodes:
- the gltX gene encoding glutamate--tRNA ligase; this translates as MTTTRFAPSPTGYLHIGNLRTALFNYLIARQAGGEFILRIDDTDPERSKAEYVEAIKRDLDWLGLHWDRIEHQSARFDRYAEVADQLRDQGLFYECFETPVELDLKRKKQLNMGKPPVYDRSGLALSEAERTALRAERKGHWRFKLDQSRIEWHDGILGDLSIDAASVSDPVLIRGDGQVLYTLASICDDTDMGVTHVVRGSDHVTNTATQIQMIRAIGGSVPNFAHHSLLTGPKGEGLSKRLGSLALRDMRAAGVQPMALLSHLARLGSSDPVELRGSMEEIVAGFELTKFGSAPTKFDEADLGPLTAKYLQGLELEGVAADVAAIGVPAEMAQAFWQVTRGNISTLHDLAGWWDLIQNGATAVIDAEDQEFVAQALLMLPAGPFDSDTWGAWTSAVKEATGRKGKALFMPLRKALTGLSHGPDMGALLPLLQKIPRD
- a CDS encoding NAD+ synthase, producing the protein MTQKFRLTMAQLNATVGDLAGNAAQALEAWTAAKVAGADMVMLPEMFVTGYQVQDLVLKPAFTRDAMAQIQTLAQSCAEGPAMGIGGPFRDESGLYNAYYVLAGGQIQTVIKKHILPNDDVFDEKRLYQSADISGPYLVGTLRIGTPICEDAWHADVPEALAESGAEVLFVPNGSPYARGKMDVRMAHMVARVVETGLPLVYVNMVGGQDDQVFDGGSFVLNPGGALALSLPMFENCLAHVDFELTDQGWQAAAGTLAHWPDAFEQDYRAMVLSLRDYMRKTGFSSALLGLSGGIDSAIVATIAADALGPQNVHCVMLPSEFTSQASLQDAASVAQALGAPLQTLPITGPQAAITDSLAPIFAGRPADLTEENIQSRLRGLLLMSLSNKFGHMLLTTGNKSEVAVGYATIYGDMAGGYNPIKDLYKTRVFDICRWRNAHHRDWMMGPEGVVIDPRIIDKAPSAELRADQKDEDSLPPYPVLDGILQMLVDDEASVADCIAAGFERETVKKIEHLIYISEYKRFQSAPGTRLSPRAFWLDRRYPIANRWRDHST
- a CDS encoding MORN repeat-containing protein, with amino-acid sequence MNKKISHLLLVTTALLWSSLAQAQTATIQSKQYEDGGYYEGTFKNGRQHGQGTYSLPSGYTYTGNWENGEISGQGEATFPDGSVYTGAFSNGKPHGEGRINYADGGTYEGSWVAGKIDGQGVAVYANGLRYEGEFRDTKHHGQGILTSDSGYRYDGNWVDGEKQGNGTIIYSDGAVYQGSIEAGERSGAGILTMPDGVTYEGNWTNGKINGESTLTHANGDVFTGILQDGKREGRGKVVYANGDLYEGQFHKDRRHGNGTFLAADGYRYSGSWQNGKISGRGEVRYPDGSIYLGAFVDDLPEGVGKITYPDGSTYEGNWKAGVIEGAGKATYPNGLVYEGSFKNAQNHGYGIMTFADSYRYEGNWKDGKRHGAGQARYRDGTTYVGGFVEGQRSGEGYIKMTDGFSYTGEWLDGEIHGKGTATYANGDVYTGSFVDGRRQGKGTMRYATGGVASGTWENGVLQPAEDAAPAPEDAASPSE